In one Deinococcus psychrotolerans genomic region, the following are encoded:
- the iolG gene encoding inositol 2-dehydrogenase → MKQSNPYTDAPIRFALLGAGRMGREHGQALLGLPGTQVVAVADPLPDAAQALAGLLRADQVYADPLDAIHDPQVQAVIIVTPTSTHAALIEAAAKAGKAIFCEKPVAADLVETERVMKVVQETGVPFQIGFQRRFDVAFAQAKQRIEAGELGTIEQFAATGRDPAPPPLEYLKVSGGIFLDQAIHDLDIARFLVGEVEEVIAIGDAKVDPAIAEMGDADTTTVLLKFVGGAQGVVQNSRRAVYGYDVRTEVFGSGGKFVLDATPKTPLLAYGESVKMDHYHFFMDRFKDAYRAEIAAFVASLQAGESPNPGTHDALESLRLALACTQSLKEGRSVRVQDVRANP, encoded by the coding sequence ATGAAACAATCCAACCCTTACACCGACGCCCCGATTCGTTTTGCCCTGCTGGGTGCGGGGCGCATGGGCCGCGAACATGGTCAGGCGCTGCTGGGCCTGCCGGGAACTCAGGTGGTGGCGGTGGCCGACCCGCTGCCGGACGCCGCGCAAGCTCTGGCTGGGCTGCTGCGGGCCGATCAGGTTTACGCCGACCCACTGGACGCCATCCACGACCCGCAGGTGCAGGCCGTCATCATCGTGACGCCGACCAGCACCCACGCGGCACTGATTGAAGCGGCGGCCAAGGCGGGCAAGGCCATCTTCTGCGAGAAGCCTGTGGCAGCAGACCTCGTGGAAACCGAGCGGGTCATGAAAGTTGTGCAGGAAACTGGCGTGCCGTTTCAGATCGGCTTCCAGCGCCGCTTCGATGTGGCCTTTGCTCAGGCCAAACAGCGCATTGAGGCGGGCGAACTCGGCACCATCGAGCAGTTTGCCGCGACCGGACGCGACCCCGCCCCGCCGCCGCTGGAGTACCTGAAAGTGTCGGGCGGGATTTTTCTGGATCAAGCCATTCACGACCTCGATATTGCCCGCTTTCTGGTGGGCGAGGTGGAAGAAGTCATCGCCATCGGGGACGCCAAAGTCGATCCGGCCATTGCTGAAATGGGCGACGCCGACACCACCACCGTGCTGCTCAAGTTTGTCGGCGGCGCTCAGGGCGTCGTTCAAAACTCGCGCCGCGCCGTCTACGGCTACGATGTTCGCACTGAAGTCTTCGGTTCCGGCGGCAAATTCGTGCTGGACGCCACTCCCAAAACGCCGCTGCTGGCGTACGGCGAAAGTGTCAAGATGGATCACTACCACTTTTTTATGGACCGCTTCAAAGACGCCTACCGCGCTGAGATCGCTGCCTTCGTCGCGTCGTTGCAGGCGGGTGAGTCGCCCAATCCCGGCACCCACGACGCGCTGGAATCCTTGCGGCTGGCGCTGGCCTGCACCCAGAGTCTCAAGGAAGGTCGCTCAGTGCGGGTGCAAGACGTTCGGGCCAACCCGTGA
- the iolC gene encoding 5-dehydro-2-deoxygluconokinase: MTDQAVELFTIGRCSIDLYSNNVGAAFPDIQQFNAYLGGSPLNIAVGASRLGVRAALLTAVGEDQVGDFVLAGLEREKVDTRFIPRKHGTRTPAVLLAILPPDKFPITFYRDNPADTQLSIADVVAAPIEQARALVINGSALAREPSRSATLSAARRAKSAGVTVYLDLDFRADQWPDPLAFGLNIRAVLRDVDVVLGTEEEINAAMLTSAAQVVVKHSQFTAPEIAGDLEANTTALLSEVGVVIRKEGARGCTIFERGRSPLPVAGFPVQVVSVLGAGDAFAGGLIAGRLRGLDWQEAAQLGNACGAVVVGEIGCSHFAPTWAEAQAVINRQ; encoded by the coding sequence GTGACCGACCAAGCCGTAGAACTGTTCACCATAGGCCGCTGCTCCATCGATTTGTACTCCAACAATGTCGGCGCAGCCTTTCCCGACATTCAGCAGTTTAACGCTTATCTGGGTGGCAGTCCGCTCAATATCGCGGTGGGGGCCAGCCGCCTCGGTGTCAGGGCGGCCCTGCTGACGGCGGTGGGCGAAGATCAGGTGGGTGATTTCGTGCTGGCAGGTCTTGAACGTGAGAAGGTGGACACTCGCTTCATTCCCCGCAAGCACGGCACCCGCACCCCCGCCGTGCTGCTGGCGATCTTGCCGCCCGACAAATTCCCAATCACCTTTTACCGTGACAATCCGGCAGATACCCAGCTCAGCATCGCGGACGTGGTGGCGGCTCCGATTGAACAGGCCCGAGCTCTGGTCATCAACGGTTCGGCGCTGGCGCGGGAGCCCAGCCGCTCAGCCACCCTGAGCGCCGCGCGGCGGGCCAAATCGGCGGGTGTCACCGTTTACCTCGACCTCGACTTCCGCGCCGATCAGTGGCCCGATCCACTGGCATTTGGTCTAAATATTCGGGCTGTTCTGCGCGACGTGGACGTGGTGCTGGGCACCGAGGAGGAGATTAACGCCGCCATGCTGACGAGTGCGGCGCAGGTGGTCGTCAAACACAGCCAGTTCACCGCGCCGGAAATCGCGGGCGACCTGGAGGCCAACACCACCGCGCTCCTCTCGGAAGTGGGCGTGGTCATCCGTAAAGAGGGAGCGCGGGGCTGCACCATTTTTGAACGTGGCCGCTCTCCTCTGCCCGTCGCAGGCTTTCCAGTTCAGGTCGTCAGTGTGCTGGGTGCGGGCGACGCCTTCGCGGGCGGGCTGATCGCCGGGCGGCTGCGTGGGCTGGACTGGCAGGAAGCTGCCCAACTGGGCAATGCCTGCGGCGCGGTGGTGGTGGGCGAGATCGGTTGCTCGCACTTTGCGCCGACTTGGGCTGAAGCTCAGGCCGTCATCAACCGGCAGTGA
- a CDS encoding TIM barrel protein, giving the protein MTEQKIRFGNAPCSWGTIEGFGEGVPAVQMLDELVQAGYSGTELGDYGYLPTDLAELRTALTSRHLTMLGAYEGVYLRDPAAHAEGEARVLRVAGQLAAVADLGDPNWKPLVVLADEHSRDAARSENAGRITPDLALDEEGWTHFAQGAERIAKAVLEQTGLRTVFHHHCGGYVETPAEIAEFLARTDPDLIGLVFDTGHALYGSGGSDPATVLELLNNHRERIWYVHFKDMSAEVAARARQTGTAYKDAVGAGVFCKLGQGVVPFGPVLNALHTSSYQGWVTVEQDVLPGMGEPLMSATANREYLRSLEAPSVSE; this is encoded by the coding sequence ATGACCGAACAAAAGATTCGCTTTGGTAACGCGCCCTGCTCCTGGGGCACTATCGAGGGCTTCGGGGAGGGCGTTCCCGCCGTGCAGATGCTGGACGAGTTGGTGCAGGCCGGGTACAGCGGTACCGAACTCGGCGACTACGGCTACCTGCCCACCGACCTCGCTGAGTTGCGAACGGCTTTGACTTCGCGCCACCTGACCATGCTGGGCGCTTACGAGGGTGTGTATCTGCGCGACCCCGCTGCCCACGCCGAGGGAGAAGCGCGGGTGCTGCGGGTGGCAGGTCAACTGGCGGCGGTGGCCGATCTGGGCGACCCCAACTGGAAGCCGCTGGTGGTGTTGGCCGACGAACACAGCCGTGACGCAGCCCGCTCCGAGAACGCCGGACGCATTACCCCCGACCTTGCGCTGGATGAAGAGGGCTGGACACATTTCGCGCAGGGAGCCGAGCGAATTGCCAAAGCAGTGCTGGAGCAGACTGGGCTGCGAACGGTGTTTCACCACCACTGCGGCGGCTACGTGGAAACGCCCGCTGAAATCGCTGAGTTTCTGGCCCGCACCGACCCTGACTTGATCGGCTTGGTCTTTGACACTGGGCACGCGCTGTACGGCAGCGGCGGCAGCGATCCGGCCACGGTGTTGGAACTGCTGAACAACCACCGTGAGCGCATCTGGTACGTGCATTTCAAGGACATGAGCGCCGAGGTGGCAGCGAGGGCGCGGCAAACCGGCACGGCCTACAAGGACGCGGTGGGCGCGGGTGTCTTCTGCAAACTTGGTCAGGGTGTGGTGCCGTTTGGGCCAGTTCTAAACGCTCTGCACACCAGCAGTTATCAGGGCTGGGTCACGGTGGAGCAAGACGTCTTGCCGGGTATGGGCGAACCGCTGATGAGCGCAACGGCCAACCGCGAGTACCTGCGGAGCTTGGAAGCCCCTTCGGTGTCCGAGTGA